The Methanobacterium bryantii genome includes the window AAGGATTTAAGGAGGTATATTAAAGCATCATGCTTTGTATATACCTTTTCACTTAAAATTTATTTAGAAAGTCCTGATTTTACCAGCTACAAGCATGTCAGTTATGCTTGTTATATTTTCTAACCAGTAATCTGTGACTTCTTCTACCTGCTTGTTAACATTTTCAATCTGGTATCCATTTTCCAGGATCATTTGGACACTTGCAGCCTTTGGAAGGTTAATTGGTTTTCCTATCTGGCTTAAAAGCATTATATGTACCTGTTTTACCCCTTCAACTTCTTCAGTTATATTATTTGCAATTTTATTTGATAAAAGGTTGTATATTTTACCAACGTGGTTTATTGGGTTCTTTCCGGAAGTTGCTTCCATGGACATAGGCCTGTTTGGTGTTATTAACCCGTTTGCACGGTTTCCACGTCCTACAGAACCGTCGTCACCCATTTCTGCGGAAGTTCCAGTAACAGTCAGATAAACTGAAGGATTTTCTGGGTCATGAACGTCTGCAGTGTTTATATAAACTTCTACATTTCTTTCTGTGTACTTTTCGGCAAGTTTCTGTACTTCATCGTGTACTTTTGCTTTTACATCGATATAATGGTCAAGATCATTAACATATTTTGAAACCATAGCTGAAGCAACTGTAAGCACGATATGGTTATCGTCTCTAAGTCCCATAACCTTAATATCTTCACCTACTTGAGGATATTTCTTTTTAAAGTCCAGGGAGTTCAGAAGATTTTCGGTAGCAAGTACTATGTTTTCAGTTTCTGAAAATGGTGCGTAACCTACACCGAAGGATGTATCATTGGATGAAGGAGCTTCTCCTTTTCTTTTAAATACATCGGTCAAGTCTCCTGATCCATGTCCTATCTTACATTCTACGACTGTGGCAGTTTCAACATCGAGGTTTATGATATTTTCTCTTAAATATTCTTTTGCAGCGGCTATGGCTATTCTGTCAAGGCCCATTTTCTTTATTTCTAATTTTCCATTTTTTTCATTATGGAATTCGGCTATTCCTCTTCCTGTAAGGAGGATGTCCATAGGTTTGATTATATCTCCGCCGCCAAATACTGGGTCTGATTCTCCTGCTGTAATTTGAACCTCATCAGTGTTATGGTGCATTATTTCTCCGAACTGCTCGATATATGCATTGCATAAAGCTCTGCTTACGGATTCTGCTATTCCGTCACTGATACTATCGGGGTGTCCTATACCTTTTCTTTCTACTATCTCTATTTCTTGCTGTTCAATTGGTTTTTGAATGAGCTTTTCAATGAAAATATTTTTTTTCATAAATGTCCTCCCTTTTAACTATACAAATACGTCATAAAATGTAAAGTCAAAGTAACCGTGATCTCATATGTTCTTATTTTTTAAGATATTTAAATATATTCTTACCCTACTAATAAAGAATAGAGTAAAATAATCTAAAAAATTTAATACTTATGTTAAATGTCATATGATTATTGAAAATGTGTATATAATTTTAATTTATAAAAAGAGGCTTTAAAATGCAGAATTATCCAAATAGTAAACATATTATAGTAATGAACAGAACTAAATCTACTGTACTTGGCGAAAGCGAAATTGCAGATACATTCTTCTCAAGATTAATGGGAACAATGTTCAAAAAGGAACTTAAACGCGGACTAATTTTAAAGCTTCCAAGTAATAGAAGTCGAAGTGGTTCAGCTATTCACATGTTTTTTGTAAGGTTTCCTCTGGATATCATTTTTGCAGATGCTGATAAAAAAGTAGTTGATATAATTTCAATTGATCCATGGAAAACTTATACTCCTAAAAATCCTGCAAAATATGTCATAGAAATGAAAAAAGGCACTATTGGGTCATCGGGTACGGAAATAGGGGATGAGTTAGATTTTACGTGTGAAAATGCTAAATAAATAAATTTAAAAATAGGTAATATGTTGGTTCTATTGTCTTTCTTTTATTGAATTTAGAGCCATCTGAGCAACTTTTTTTACCACGGGATTTTCATCATTAGACGCTTTTTCAAGTGGATTTATGGCGCTCTTATCTCCAGCTCCAGAAAGACCAACTGCAGCAGCATACCGAACGCTTGCCTTTTCATCATCCAATGCTTCAATTAATGGGGCAATAACTTTCTTATCTTCGAAAACACCAAGCGATAAAGCAGCAGCTTCTCTAACATGACAATCTTCATCTTTCAATGCTTTAATTAGAGGATCTACAGCTTGGGGGTCTGCTAATTCTGCAAGAAGTTCTGCAGCATCTTCTCTTCTTCTCCAATCACCATTTTCCAGTTCACCCTTAAGATAATTTAAATCTCTATTTTCTGATTCGGCCAATGCACTACCTCCTAGCTATCATATTTGTTTTTAAACTTTTAAAAACTTATTCATTTTTCATATATTTTTCATATGATATTATCAATAGTACGACCGCTTAATACAGACTCCGGTCGATCAATCAGGATATCTTTATCTGTAACTGCATTTTCATCCTTCTTTTTCA containing:
- a CDS encoding DUF192 domain-containing protein, producing MQNYPNSKHIIVMNRTKSTVLGESEIADTFFSRLMGTMFKKELKRGLILKLPSNRSRSGSAIHMFFVRFPLDIIFADADKKVVDIISIDPWKTYTPKNPAKYVIEMKKGTIGSSGTEIGDELDFTCENAK
- a CDS encoding HEAT repeat domain-containing protein; this translates as MAESENRDLNYLKGELENGDWRRREDAAELLAELADPQAVDPLIKALKDEDCHVREAAALSLGVFEDKKVIAPLIEALDDEKASVRYAAAVGLSGAGDKSAINPLEKASNDENPVVKKVAQMALNSIKERQ
- a CDS encoding methionine adenosyltransferase, with amino-acid sequence MKKNIFIEKLIQKPIEQQEIEIVERKGIGHPDSISDGIAESVSRALCNAYIEQFGEIMHHNTDEVQITAGESDPVFGGGDIIKPMDILLTGRGIAEFHNEKNGKLEIKKMGLDRIAIAAAKEYLRENIINLDVETATVVECKIGHGSGDLTDVFKRKGEAPSSNDTSFGVGYAPFSETENIVLATENLLNSLDFKKKYPQVGEDIKVMGLRDDNHIVLTVASAMVSKYVNDLDHYIDVKAKVHDEVQKLAEKYTERNVEVYINTADVHDPENPSVYLTVTGTSAEMGDDGSVGRGNRANGLITPNRPMSMEATSGKNPINHVGKIYNLLSNKIANNITEEVEGVKQVHIMLLSQIGKPINLPKAASVQMILENGYQIENVNKQVEEVTDYWLENITSITDMLVAGKIRTF